A genome region from Cyprinus carpio isolate SPL01 chromosome B23, ASM1834038v1, whole genome shotgun sequence includes the following:
- the LOC122141975 gene encoding translation initiation factor IF-2-like, whose amino-acid sequence MGNEHSTQKKPQKANAEKKAPNGELNGHAVPAPDKTEPETSKKEAVEQKSETLPVPVTNKPKQPEKEEVDSSKANGTAHVETTPEQKPTVTTDAEPPKKAPKPSGDEVSNFLGKMFKKKSEPVKPAAENNDSVDAPPKALDLKIDMQIDKVFINADQKEILEQVAEKIKLQLVDAIPAQPISSRSLTKNSSKTDEILPDLHATQEPVAVVEEPVKRKASEKHIRYLKSEGEERKTEDDKTSKEDKEHIQLVESIISDEKKQACENEPNGTKQMNEELAPISKNLTKVADAGVDTFEVLSHVEDPVVGAEEPLLVAEEIADIVEEILQVTQEQESLDAEELQRNRFKETLLVAEKPLRTSVKPALIAKDKAANGSVAVDEESWEIIEEPVNISRRLEEPALTRSKFNLADSSQLLSQLRSVCTKVLEDALYKAFSVDVCAEESTVHITIELCPDELTCLNKVNSNTDDRDEKATAWTHSPQAIQSRCKSTSNSFPQDACHQLTKN is encoded by the exons ATGGGAAACGAGCATTCAACTCAGAAAAAACCTCAGAag GCAAATGCTGAGAAAAAAGCCCCAAATGGAGAGTTAAATGGACATGCAGTACCAGCTCCAGATAAAACTGAACCTG AGACAAGCAAAAAAGAAGCAGTGGAGCAAAAGAGTGAAACCCTGCCAGTGCCTGtcacaaataaaccaaaacaaccaGAAAAAGAGGAGGTAGACAGCAGTAAAGCCAACGGAACCGCGCATGTGGAAACGACCCCTGAGCAAAAACCGACAGTCACAACAGATGCAGAGCCACCCAAAAAAGCCCCAAAGCCCAGTGGAGATGAGGTGTCCAACTTCCTTGGTAAAATGTTCAAAAAGAAGAGCGAACCTGTGAAACCTGCAGCAGAAAACAACGATTCAGTTGATGCACCCCCCAAAGCGCTGGATCTGAAAATTGACATGCAGATT GATAAAGTCTTCATTAATGCAGACCAAAAGGAGATTCTTGAGCAAGTCGCAGAGAAGATCAAACTGCAATTGGTTGACGCCATTCCCGCGCAACCCATAAGTTCACGTTCTCTGACAAAGAACTCCTCGAAAACAGATGAGATCCTCCCAGATTTGCATGCTACACAAGAACCAGTAGCTGTTGTAGAAGAGCCAGTTAAAAGAAAAGCCAGTGAGAAACATATAAGATATCTGAAGTCTGAAGGTGAAGAACGTAAGACTGAGGATGACAAGACCTCGAAAGAAGACAAAGAACATATACAACTTGTTGAAAGCATAATATCGGATGAAAAGAAACAAGCATGTGAGAACGAACCAAATGGaaccaaacaaatgaatgaagagCTTGCACCTATTTCCAAAAACCTGACGAAAGTAGCTGATGCAGGTGTGGATACCTTTGAGGTCTTGTCTCATGTTGAGGACCCAGTCGTTGGAGCTGAAGAGCCATTGCTGGTTGCTGAAGAAATTGCAGATATTGTTGAGGAAATCTTGCAGGTCACTCAGGAACAAGAAAGCCTTGATGCAGAAGAACTTCAAAGGAACAGGTTCAAGGAGACATTGCTCGTTGCAGAGAAACCATTAAGAACCTCGGTGAAACCAGCGCTGATTGCCAAAGATAAAGCCGCTAATGGATCGGTGGCTGTAGATGAGGAAAGCTGGGAGATTATTGAGGAACCAGTGAACATCTCCAGGCGTTTAGAAGAACCTGCGCTCACTAGAAGTAAATTTAATTTAGCAGATTCTTCTCAATTGCTTTCCCAGCTGAGGTCCGTGTGCACTAAGGTTTTAGAAGATGCTTTATACAAGGCGTTCAGTGTTGATGTGTGTGCTGAAGAAAGCACTGTTCACATCACGATTGAGCTTTGCCCGGATGAGCTCACATGTCTGAATAAGGTCAATTCAAATACTGACGATCGCGACGAGAAAGCCACAGCATGGACGCACTCACCGCAAGCGATTCAATCACGATGCAAATCTACTAGTAACTCCTTTCCTCAAGATGCTTGtcatcaattaacaaaaaattaa
- the LOC109068665 gene encoding prefoldin subunit 4-like — MSELKDEIEAKKKSFQNLEDASDDLMMCEDDALLIPYQIGDVFISHSQEETQEMLEAAKEALQDEIKALEGRVSSIQGVLGDLKVQLYAKFGNNINLEADES; from the exons ATGTCTGAACTTAAAGATGAAATCGAGGCCAAAAAG AAATCCTTCCAGAATCTGGAGGATGCCAGTGATGACCTCATGATGTGTGAGGACGATGCACTGCTGATCCCGTATCAGATCGGAGACGTGTTCATCAGTCACTCGCAAGAAGAGACGCAGGAAATGCTGGAGGCTGCGAAG GAAGCTCTGCAGGATGAGATCAAAGCTCTGGAGGGTCGTGTGTCATCCATACAGGGGGTCCTTGGAGATCTGAAGGTTCAATTATATGCCAAGTTTGGAAACAACATCAATCTAGAAGCAGATGAGAGCTGA
- the LOC109055277 gene encoding alanine and proline-rich secreted protein Apa-like yields MFKPKVLLGKVSSRIQAAASSAAASISLMSAAAAPEPKKDTPAAPPVAEAAPPAKAKEEPRPTTPAQQAVPDNKSADSTGNASPNMPHKLEKRNSLQLFFKNLGQKRHSDAGVQTDPVAPEKAK; encoded by the exons ATGTTCAAACCCAAG GTTCTGCTCGGCAAGGTGAGCAGCAGGATCCAGGCTGCGGCGTCCAGCGCTGCCGCCAGCATCTCCCTCATGTCTGCTGCAG CGGCACCAGAGCCCAAGAAGGACACTCCAGCTGCTCCTCCCGTGGCAGAAGCCGCTCCACCCGCAAAGGCCAAAGAGGAGCCGAGACCCACCACTCCTGCACAGCAAGCGGTCCCGGACAACAAATCAGCCGACAGCACAGGGAACGCCTCCCCCAACATGCCCCACAAGCTGGAGAAGAGGAACTCCCTCCAGCTGTTCTTCAAAAACCTG GGCCAAAAACGCCATTCTGATGCCGGAGTGCAAACGGACCCTGTGGCACCCGAGAAGGCCAAATAA